The genomic interval CGCTCGGCCCATGCCTCCCAGTCCAGCTCGTCGCGCGTGCGCGCCGAGTCCGCGACGTGCTTCTCCCAGTCCTCGGCCTCGCCGTCGAAGGGGATGTGGCCCAGCTCGGTGTTGGGCACGAGCTCGCCGTCGTTGAAGAGCGCGGTGCCCACGCCGGTGCCGAGCGTCGTCATGAGCACGACGCCCTTGACCTTGTGGCCGGCGCCGAACTCCATCTCGGCGATGCCGGCGGCGTCGGCGTCGTTGACCACGAACACGTCGTGGCCCGTGCGCTCGGTGAGCAGGGAGTCAACGTCGGTGCCGATCCACGACTTGTCGACGTTCGCGGCCGTCATCGCCACGCCGTGCTGGATGACCGCGGGGAAGGTGACGCCCACGGGCAGGTCGTCGTCGATCGTGAAGGCGTCGAGCAGCTCGGCGACCGTGTCGGCCACGGCCTCCGGGGTCGAGGGCTGCGGGGTCGGGATCCGCAGGCGGTCCGCGGACAGCTCGCCCTTCTTGAGGTCGACCGGGGCGCCCTTGATGCCGCTGCCGCCGATGTCGATGCCGAACGCTGCTTTGCTCATGGCTTCTCCTGAGGGAGTCGGCGGCTCCGTAGCCGCACGGTGAGGGACGTGCCTGTCAGTGTTCCAGATGGCGCCGCCTCGTGCGGCGCCGGTTCGTCGATCAGACGACGGTGAGGGTCTCGTACCCGCCGTCGGTGATCAGGAAGGTGTGCTCGAACTGGGCCGTGAACGAGCGGTCGGCGGTCACGACCGTCCACCCGTCGTCCCACTGCTCCCACGCCTGCGAGCCGAGCGTGACCATGGGCTCGACCGTGAGCGTCATGTTCGGCTCGACGATGTCGTCGAACAGGGGCGCGGAGTCGTAGTGGGGGATCACGAGGCCGTTGTGGAAGCCCTCGGCGACGCCGTGGCCGGTGTAGTCGCGCACCGACTCGTAGCCGAAACGGCCCACGTACTTCTCGACCACGCGCCCGATGACGTTGACCTGCCGCCCGGGCTTGGCCGCGCGGATGCCGCGCCACATGGCCTCCTCGGTGCGCTCGATGAGGTCCGCCGCATGCGGGTCGACCTCGCCGACCGGGAAGGTCGCGTTGGTGTCGCCGTGCACGCCGTGGATGAACGCGGTGACGTCGACGTTGAGGATGTCGCCCTCCTCCATCACGGTGGAGTCGGGGATCCCGTGGCAGATCACTTCGTTCAGGCTCGTGCAGCACGACTTGGGGTAGCCGAGGTAGCCGAGCGTGGAGGGGTAGGCGCCGTGGGAGACCAGCACGTCGTGCACGATCTCGTCGATCCGGTCGGTCGTCACGCCCGGCTCCGCGGCCTCGCCGGCCGCCTGCAGCGCGAGGGCCGCGATCTGGGACGCCTCGCGCACCCGCTCGATGACCGAGGCGCTCTGCACGAAGGGGCCCACGTCGTCCGAGGCGGCCTCGTCCTTGCCGACGTACTCCGGCCGCTCGATCGAGGCGGGGACCGACCGGATCGGGGAGAGGGTGCCGGGAGTGATGAGGGCGCGTCCCGCGGGACGCAGCCATGGCTCGTGCGATGCGCCGTGCTCTACAGTCATGGCCACCAGTGTCTCATCGTCTCATCGCGGCCGGTCCGGCATACGACCGGCCGCGTGCACCCGATCCAGGAGGACGGCCATGGACTACTACTTCAACCTCGAGACGAAGCAGGTCGAGGAGGGGCCGCAGTCGCCGAGCAACGAGCTCATGGGCCCCTACGCGACGCGCGAGGAGGCCGCGCGGGCCCTTCAGATCGCCGCGCAGCGCAACGAGTCGTGGGACGACGAGGACGCCGCCTGGAAGGGCGAGCAGGGCTGAGGCGTCACTCGAAGGAGTGCTCGGCGCCCGGGTAGCGGCGGCCCTCGACGTTCTCCCGGTAGGCCGTGGCCGCACGCCGGAGGTCGTCGCCGATCTCGGCGAAGCGCCGCACGAAGGCCCCGCGGAAGTCCGACAGGCCCGCCATGTCCTGCCACACGAGGACCTGGCCGTCGCACGCGGGCCCCGCGCCGATCCCGATCGTGGGGATCTGCAGGATCTCCGTGACCCGCTCGGCCACCGCGGCCGGGACCAGCTCGAGCACGACCGCAAACGCGCCCGCCTCCTGCAGCGCGAGGGCCTCGTCGGCGAGCCGGTCGGCCGAGGCGTGGTCGCGGCCCTGGACCCGGTGGCCGCCGAGCGCATGGACCGACTGCGGGGTGAAGCCGAGATGTCCCATGACGGGGATCCCCGCGTCGACGAGCGCGCGCACCCGGTCGGTGATCGCGTGGCCGCCCTCGAGCTTGACGGCGTGGGCCCCCGCCCGCATGAGCTCGACGCCGTGGGTGACGGCGTCCGCGACGGAGGTCTGGTAGGAGCCGAAGGCGAGGTCCGCGACCACGAGCGGACGGGTCACCGAGCGCGCGACCGCGCCCGTGAACGTGAGCATGTCCTGGTGGGTCGTGTGCACCGTGGAGTCGTAGCCGAGGACCGTCGTGCCCACGGAGTCCCCGACCAGCAGCACGTCGATGCCGGCGCTCTCGAAGATCCTCGCGGAGAACTGGTCGTACGAGGTCAGCATCGCGAAGCGGCGGCCCGTGTCCTTGGCGTCCTGGAGGTGGCGGATGCGCACGCGGGCGGGGCGGGACGGATCGGTGGGGGCGTTCATGAGGGCTCTCCTGGTTGGTGCGAGGCCGGAATACGTGACATCATCCCCCATGCCGTCGTATGACGGGGACCACACGCCTCGAGGGAGAACCACCATGATCACCACGATCCGTTCGATCCGCAGTGCCGCCGTTCTCGGCCTCGGCGGCACCGCCATCGCGATCTCGCTCGCCGCCTGCGGTGGCGGCGGCACCGTGACGGCCGACGAGACCACCTCGGCCGCCGCGGAGACGACCTCGGCGAGCGAGTCCGCGACCGAGTCGGAGTCGGCCGAGCCCAGCGCCACCGAGAGCGAGACCGAGTCGGCCGCGCCCGCGACGAGCGAGGCGGCCGCCCCCGTCACCGAGGACGACCTCAACGCCGCGAAGCAGAACTGGATCGACTTCTACACGGCCGTGGGCAACAAGGACTACGAGGGCGCGTGCCGCCTCGTGGTGCTGCCCGGCTCGAAGCAGCCGATGACCGACGACCTGGTCAAGCAGTGCGCCGAGGGCGCGAGCTCCGACCCGAACGTCGACCAGATCTCGCCCGAGCTCGCCGCCCAGGTCACGCCCGACCTGCTCGAGGCGCGCGACAACGGCGACGGCACCATCATGGTGTCGATCCAGGGCCAGGACATGCCCTACCCCAACATCAAGGGCGACGACGGCAAGTGGTACCTCGAGGCGCAGCTCTGATCGGCTCCGCCCCGCTCGACGGGCCGTCCCTCCCCTGCGGGAGGGGCGGCCCGTCGTCGTGAGCGGGCCTGCTGCGGCAGACTGGTCCCATGGAACGCCACCAGGACGTCGTCATCCGCACGG from Brachybacterium huguangmaarense carries:
- the panB gene encoding 3-methyl-2-oxobutanoate hydroxymethyltransferase, with product MNAPTDPSRPARVRIRHLQDAKDTGRRFAMLTSYDQFSARIFESAGIDVLLVGDSVGTTVLGYDSTVHTTHQDMLTFTGAVARSVTRPLVVADLAFGSYQTSVADAVTHGVELMRAGAHAVKLEGGHAITDRVRALVDAGIPVMGHLGFTPQSVHALGGHRVQGRDHASADRLADEALALQEAGAFAVVLELVPAAVAERVTEILQIPTIGIGAGPACDGQVLVWQDMAGLSDFRGAFVRRFAEIGDDLRRAATAYRENVEGRRYPGAEHSFE
- a CDS encoding SPOR domain-containing protein — translated: MDYYFNLETKQVEEGPQSPSNELMGPYATREEAARALQIAAQRNESWDDEDAAWKGEQG
- the ppgK gene encoding polyphosphate--glucose phosphotransferase gives rise to the protein MSKAAFGIDIGGSGIKGAPVDLKKGELSADRLRIPTPQPSTPEAVADTVAELLDAFTIDDDLPVGVTFPAVIQHGVAMTAANVDKSWIGTDVDSLLTERTGHDVFVVNDADAAGIAEMEFGAGHKVKGVVLMTTLGTGVGTALFNDGELVPNTELGHIPFDGEAEDWEKHVADSARTRDELDWEAWAERLQGYYSVLELLFSPDLIIVGGGVSKKHKHFLPLLDLRAPIVPAQTRNEAGIIGAAALARAAHKKAKKHAS
- the map gene encoding type I methionyl aminopeptidase; this translates as MTVEHGASHEPWLRPAGRALITPGTLSPIRSVPASIERPEYVGKDEAASDDVGPFVQSASVIERVREASQIAALALQAAGEAAEPGVTTDRIDEIVHDVLVSHGAYPSTLGYLGYPKSCCTSLNEVICHGIPDSTVMEEGDILNVDVTAFIHGVHGDTNATFPVGEVDPHAADLIERTEEAMWRGIRAAKPGRQVNVIGRVVEKYVGRFGYESVRDYTGHGVAEGFHNGLVIPHYDSAPLFDDIVEPNMTLTVEPMVTLGSQAWEQWDDGWTVVTADRSFTAQFEHTFLITDGGYETLTVV